The Acinonyx jubatus isolate Ajub_Pintada_27869175 chromosome D1, VMU_Ajub_asm_v1.0, whole genome shotgun sequence genome includes a window with the following:
- the TRMT112 gene encoding multifunctional methyltransferase subunit TRM112-like protein: protein MKLLTHNLLSSHVRGVGPRGFPLRLQATEVRINPVEFNPDFVARMIPKVEWAALLEAADTLHLVEVPKEPIEGYEHDEKFLRKMHHVLLEVDVLEGTLQCPESGRLFPISRGIPNMLLSDEETET from the exons ATGAAGCTGCTCACCCACAACCTGCTGAGCTCGCATGTGCGGGGGGTGGGGCCCCGTGGCTTCCCTCTGCGCCTCCAG GCCACCGAGGTCCGCATCAACCCCGTGGAGTTCAACCCCGACTTCGTGGCGCGTATGATACCCAAGGTGGAGTGGGCGGCGCTTCTGGAGGCGGCGGATACC TTGCACCTGGTCGAGGTACCCAAAGAGCCGATTGAAGGGTATGAGCATGACGAGAAGTTTCTGAGGAAGATGCACCACGTGCTGCTGGAG GTGGATGTGTTGGAGGGCACCCTGCAGTGCCCAGAGTCTGGACGTCTGTTTCCCATCAGTCGTGGGATCCCCAACATGCTGCTGagcgatgaggaaactgagacttaa